The DNA window CACTGCCGACAACCATGACTCTATGGAGCCGGTTTTTCACCGTCAACACGACCAGGTGAACCCGCCCTAATCCCGTGGTGCGCGACCGCACTGTTCGGTCGCCCCGCCGACCGAACGGTTCGGTTCGGTCGATCCACCCCGAACATGCCGGTGCCGCACCCCCGAGGGAGTGCGGCACCGGTGTTTCGCAGGCGGATCGGCTACTCGGTGAGCCTCGCGAAGGCATCACGGAGCGTGTCCAGCTGCGCGGCCACATGGGGCAACGCGACCGGGTCGGGAGCCCGGAGCGCCGCCCACCGCTCGGCCGGGGTCTCGCCGTACAACATGCTGGTCGCGGCGCGGAACCGGAGGCACCGCGGAACGTCGCCGAGGTGGTGCCCGCCCAGCACCGCCACACCGAGCCGCTCGATCAGGTATTCCTGCAGTGATGCCGAATCCGTAACCGATTTCGCGGCCAGCACCGCCCTCGCCTGCTCGAAGTCCGGGTACACGTAGAAGCCGCCGGTCGGCCTCCGGCAGACCGCACCAGCCTCGGTCACGATGGCGTGCACGGCCGCCGCGACCGAACCATGCAACCGGACACTAGCGCTCAGATGAGCAACGACCTCGTCTGGCTCGGACAACGCGTGGACGGCGACCTCCTGCATCGGACCCGCCAGCGTCGACCAGATCTCGCTGCCGACACCCAGCACCCGCGAGCGGAGCCACCGCCCCTTGCCGGTGTCGGGAAACCGCGCGAACCCGATCCGCCAGCCCCCGAGCGCGAGGCTCTTGCTCAGCCCGGAGGTGACCACCGTGCGGTCCGGCACGAACTCGGCGGGACTCGTCACGCTCGCGCCGTCCTCGTGGAGGATGTCCCGGTAGATCTCGTCCGAGATGATCAGGAGATCCTCTTCCTCGGCGATCTCGCACAGCCTGCGCACCGTTTCCCGCGACGGATACGTGCCGGTCGGGTTGTCCGGCAGCGTGAGCAGCAGGATCCGGGGATCACCACCCGCCGCGCGGTGCGCCCGGATCGCCTCGGGGAGCCGCTCCGGGTCGGGCACGCCGCCGCTCTCGGCGGGAATCGGGACCTCCAGCACGCCACGCCCGGCCAGCCGCGCCTGCGGCTCGTAGGTCACCCAGCACGGCTTGGGCAGGATCACCGAGCCCTCGAGTGCCGCCATCAGCGCGAACAGGATCGGCTTGCTGCCCGGCGCGAGCACCGTCTGCTCCGGACCGGTCGCCAGTCCCCGCCGCGTGAAGTAGCCCGCCGCCGCCTCCCGTGCGTCCTCGGCACCAGCGATCGGCCCGTAGGCGTTCCGCTGCGCTCCGGCACTCAAACGAGCGACCAGGAAATCGGGAACCGGAAGCTGCGATTCACCGAACCCGAGGTGAACGAGCGACCGGCCCTCGGCGCGGAGCCGGTTCACCGCCTCGTCGAGCGCCAGGTTGGGCGAGGTCGCGAACACCGCGGTCACCGGTCCTCCTTGGTCAGCGACTGGGACTGGACGGCCTCCAGGATGTCGGGCGGGGTGCCCGGCACCAAGTCCAGTTCGTCGAGCCACGCCGCGTCGCGGTCGAGGCGGGCGAAGAACGGGCGCCCGGTGAGCGCGGGTTCCCTGCCCTGCATGAACCTCAGCTGCAGCAGGCTCTCGCCGCCGATCTCGGCGGTGCCGTCCACGATCACCTTGCCCGGGGTCGCGGACATGACCGGGCCGCGGACCGTCCTCGCCAGCCCGGGAAGCCGGCGGTAGGCCGATGCGAACAACTCGTACGCGCGGGCCAGCGGGACCTTGAAGTAGTCGTGCGGGCCGGTGTCGCGCGCGACGAACAGGTAGTACGGCACCGCGCCCGCAGCGAACTCCCCCGACCACAGCTCCGCCAGCGCGTCCGCGTCGTCGTTGACGTGCGCGATCAACGGGGACTGGCAGTACATCCGCGCCCCCGTCGAAAGGATCCGCCTGATCGCCTGCTGTGCGATGTCGGTGGACAGCTCGCGGCCGTGGCTGTAATGCGCCATCACCGCGAGCGTCCGCCCGGAGTCCACCACTTGCTGGTACAGCCGGAGCGTGTCGTCGGCGTCGGCGTCGGTGACGAAGCGCTGCGGCCAGTACGCCACCGACTTCGTGCCGATCCTGATGGTGCGGACGGTGTCGACGGCGAGCAGCGGTTCGAGGTGCACCCGCAGGCGCTCCGCCGACATCACCATGGGGTCCCCGCCGGTCACCAGCACGTCGGTGACCTCGGGATGCGCGCGAAGGTAGCGAACGAGGTCGTCCGCCTCCTTCACCGCGAACCGCAGGTCCTGGTCCCCGACGAATTGCGCCCACCGGAAGCAGTAGGTGCAGTAGGTGTGGCAGGTTTGGCCCTGCTGCGGGAAGTACAGCACCGTCTGGCGGTACTTGTGCTGGAGTCCCTGCAGGTTTTCCCCGCCGAGGCTCGGCACGTTCAGTTCCAGTTGCCCGGACGGATGCGGGTTCAGGCTCTGGCGGATCCGCTTCACCACGGCCGGGAGTTCGGCACGGCGGCCGGGACCGCTCGCCACCTTGGCCAGCGCCTGCTCATCAGCCTTGGACAGCATCCCGTCCTGCGGGAACACCAGCTGGAAGATCGGGTCCTCCGGCACGCGCGTCCAGTCGATGAGCTCGGAAAGCACGTACTCGTTCACCCGGAACGGCAGCACGAGCGAAAAGAGCCGGATGGTCTCCGCCAGCTCCTCCGGTACCGGGAAGCGCCGCAGGATCTCGTCGAGCTTGCTCGGCCCGTACGCCTCGAACCTGGTGCCGATCGGGGTTGGATGCGTTAACAGCTTCACGGGCTTGTTTCCCTTTCCTGCGAATAGCACGCGGGTGAGCCCACTGCACGGATTTGACAATTCTTCACTTCGTCGGCGACGCTACTTCCCACGCGCATGGCAGAATGCTCGAAACACCGGCGCGCCCGAAAACCCCTTGGTGCGTCGGCATTGTCTGGCATCAGGCAACACGGTGCGGGGATAACTTCGGCTCGCGACTACTTCCGTTGCGGTTCGAAAGGGTGGATCCGGTGAGCATGAAGGTATATTGCTGTCCGTTCGCGGGCGCGGGCGCGTCGATCTACCGTGAGTGGTCGCCGCCCCCTGGCTCCGGGGTCGAGCTCCAGCCGCTGCAGTTCCCCGGCAGGGAAGAGCAGTTCGACCTCGCCGCGCTCGACACCGTCCCCGCTCTGGTCGCGCACGCGCTGGCGCAGGTCCGCGAGACCGCGGCACCCGGCGAGGAGCTGGTGCTGTTCGGGCACAGCTCCGGGGCGGTCGTGGCTCTCGAACTGGCCAGGACGATCGCCGAATCCGGTGAATTCCGGGTCGCGCACCTGGTGGTCAGCGGGGCCCCCGACCCGTTCACACCGCTCGACCTCGGCCTGCGCGGGCTTTCCGACGGCGAATTCGTCCGCTCGGTGGAGAAGATCGCGGGGTTCAGCCATCCCGCGCTCGCCCAGCCGGAACTGCGGGAGATCCTGTTGCCGCCGCTGCGCGCCGACATGCTCGCCCGCGACGACTACGTGGCGCCGGCCGACGCCCCGCTGCCCGTGCCGATCACCGCGATCCGCGGCGAGCACGACCAGCTCGTCTCCCCGGAATCCCTTGCCGCGTGGCAGAACGCCACCTCGGCGGGCTGCACGGTCACCGAGCTTCCCGGCGAGCACATGTACTTCCTCGCAGACCCGTCGCCCCTGCTCCGGCTCCTCGCCGAGACGATCACCCGCACGACAGCGGAGGCGGCCCGGTGAGCGCGTACGAGCAGCCGGTGTGGGCCGCGTTCGGACCGCGCGACGGGCGCAGCGGCACGATCACGCTCACCGCACCCGCCGGGGGCGCCGACCGGGCCGCGCTGATCGCCGCGGTCGCCACCGTGCTCGCCCGCTACACCGGTGACCTCCCGCGGATCGCCGTGTACGACGACGACTGGCAGGTCTGGGACGTGCCGGTGGACGAAACCCTTTCCCGCGCCGAGTACGCCGAGACCGTCCTCGCGAACGCGAACCAGGTAGCCGATCCAGGCACCCCGTGGCCCGCCGTCGCGGTCGGGCCGGAGCCGTCGGAGTTCCCGATCACCATCGACGTCCACAATGGACACGATGCGCTCACCCTCCGGTACCGCGACGACGCCGTCGATCCCACCGCCGCCGCCTGGTTCCTCCACTGCGTCGAAACCGCACTCACCGCGGACGCGGCCGAACCGGTCGGCACCATCGATCTCGTCGCCGGCCCCCATCCGGCACCGGCGCTGCCCGGTGACGGCGAACCCGTCCGGCTCGACGGCGACCACACCCTGCACGAACTCGTCGGCGCACAGGTGCGGAAACGGCCGGACGCCGTCGCGGTCACCGGTGACCGGTACTCGCTGAGCTACCGCGAACTCGACGACACCGCGAACGCGATCGCCGCGAAGCTCATCGCGCTCGGCGCCCGGCGCGGTTCCCGTGTCGGGCTCGCCCTCGGCCGGTCGCCGGTGCTCATCGCGGCGATCCTCGCCGTGCTCAAGACGGGCGCCGCGTACGTGCCGCTCGTGCCGGGGAACCCGGTGGCCCGCCTGCGCGAGATCGCCGAGGACGCCGACGTCACGCTCTTGGCGGGCGACACCGACGAACTCGGCGAGCTCGGCCTGCCCACCCTGGTGCTCGACGAGACCGCGCTGCGGGACAGGGCCGAGCCCGTCGCACCCACCGGCGCGGCCGACGACGAGGCGTACCTGATCTACACCTCGGGCTCCACCGGCAGGCCGAAGGGCGTCGTGGTGCCGCACCGGAACGTGTCCGCGCTGCTCGATTCCGCGCGCCGGTACGGGTTCGGGTTCGGCGGCGACGACGTGTGGGCGCTGTTCCACACCTACTCGTGGGACTTCTCGGTCTGGGAGATCTTCGGCTGCCTCGCCACCGGCGGACGGCTGGTGATCGTCTCGGAAACCACCGCGCGCGACGCCTCCGCGCTGCGGGACCTGCTCGCGGACGAGGCCGTCACCGTGCTGAACCAGACGCCGTCGGTCTTCACGCAACTCGCGGAGGTCGACGCCCGCCGGCCGAACCGGCTTCCGGTGCGGCTGCTGATGTTCAGCGGCGAACCGCTGGACATGGCGCTGATGTCGCGGTGGCTGCGGCGCTACCCGAGCGAGCGGTGCCAGGTGGTGAACATGTACGGGATCACCGAGACGACGGTGGCCTGCACGTGGCAGCCGGTGACGAGCGAAAGCGCCGCGGTGGCCAGCCGGTCGGTCGGGTACGCGATCCCCGGCTGGCAGGTGGACGTCGTCGACGAGCACGACCGCCGCGTGCCGCCCGGCGTGCCAGGCGAGATCCTGCTCGGCGGCGCGGGCATCGTCGACGGGTACCACCGGCGTCCCGAGCTGACCGCGGCCAAGTTCCTGCTCGCCCGAGACGGAATACCGGGGAACCGGTGGTACCGCACCGGCGATCGCGGCCGCGTGCTGCCGAACGGCGAGCTGGAGTACCTCGGCAGGGCCGACGACCAGGTGAAGATCCGCGGCCACCGGGTGGAGCTCGGCGAGATCAGGGAACGGTTGCTCGCCGATCCCGCGATCACCGCCGCCGCCGTGGTCGCGGGCACCCGCGGCACCGGCGCGGGGTCCGAGGTACTGCACGCCTACGTCGTCGGCAAGGGTGTCGACGTGGACGCGCTCGGCGCCGCGGTGCGCGAGCACCTGCCCGAGTACATGGTGCCCGCGACGATCACCGAACTGACCGAGCTTCCGGTTACCCAGAACGGAAAACTGGACGCCGCACGGCTGCCCGCTCCGGTGGCGCCTGCCGAACTCCGGCTCCGCCACACCGACGACGAGCGCCCGAGCGAACTCGAACACCGGATGGGCGCGCTCTGGGCGGAGACGCTCGGCGTTCCCGTATCGCTCGACGACGACCTCTTCCTGGTCGGCGGGAACTCGTTGCTGGCGTTCAGCATCGTGAGCAGG is part of the Amycolatopsis sp. CA-230715 genome and encodes:
- a CDS encoding pyridoxal phosphate-dependent aminotransferase produces the protein MTAVFATSPNLALDEAVNRLRAEGRSLVHLGFGESQLPVPDFLVARLSAGAQRNAYGPIAGAEDAREAAAGYFTRRGLATGPEQTVLAPGSKPILFALMAALEGSVILPKPCWVTYEPQARLAGRGVLEVPIPAESGGVPDPERLPEAIRAHRAAGGDPRILLLTLPDNPTGTYPSRETVRRLCEIAEEEDLLIISDEIYRDILHEDGASVTSPAEFVPDRTVVTSGLSKSLALGGWRIGFARFPDTGKGRWLRSRVLGVGSEIWSTLAGPMQEVAVHALSEPDEVVAHLSASVRLHGSVAAAVHAIVTEAGAVCRRPTGGFYVYPDFEQARAVLAAKSVTDSASLQEYLIERLGVAVLGGHHLGDVPRCLRFRAATSMLYGETPAERWAALRAPDPVALPHVAAQLDTLRDAFARLTE
- a CDS encoding thioesterase II family protein is translated as MKVYCCPFAGAGASIYREWSPPPGSGVELQPLQFPGREEQFDLAALDTVPALVAHALAQVRETAAPGEELVLFGHSSGAVVALELARTIAESGEFRVAHLVVSGAPDPFTPLDLGLRGLSDGEFVRSVEKIAGFSHPALAQPELREILLPPLRADMLARDDYVAPADAPLPVPITAIRGEHDQLVSPESLAAWQNATSAGCTVTELPGEHMYFLADPSPLLRLLAETITRTTAEAAR
- a CDS encoding KamA family radical SAM protein, which gives rise to MKLLTHPTPIGTRFEAYGPSKLDEILRRFPVPEELAETIRLFSLVLPFRVNEYVLSELIDWTRVPEDPIFQLVFPQDGMLSKADEQALAKVASGPGRRAELPAVVKRIRQSLNPHPSGQLELNVPSLGGENLQGLQHKYRQTVLYFPQQGQTCHTYCTYCFRWAQFVGDQDLRFAVKEADDLVRYLRAHPEVTDVLVTGGDPMVMSAERLRVHLEPLLAVDTVRTIRIGTKSVAYWPQRFVTDADADDTLRLYQQVVDSGRTLAVMAHYSHGRELSTDIAQQAIRRILSTGARMYCQSPLIAHVNDDADALAELWSGEFAAGAVPYYLFVARDTGPHDYFKVPLARAYELFASAYRRLPGLARTVRGPVMSATPGKVIVDGTAEIGGESLLQLRFMQGREPALTGRPFFARLDRDAAWLDELDLVPGTPPDILEAVQSQSLTKEDR
- a CDS encoding non-ribosomal peptide synthetase, with protein sequence MSAYEQPVWAAFGPRDGRSGTITLTAPAGGADRAALIAAVATVLARYTGDLPRIAVYDDDWQVWDVPVDETLSRAEYAETVLANANQVADPGTPWPAVAVGPEPSEFPITIDVHNGHDALTLRYRDDAVDPTAAAWFLHCVETALTADAAEPVGTIDLVAGPHPAPALPGDGEPVRLDGDHTLHELVGAQVRKRPDAVAVTGDRYSLSYRELDDTANAIAAKLIALGARRGSRVGLALGRSPVLIAAILAVLKTGAAYVPLVPGNPVARLREIAEDADVTLLAGDTDELGELGLPTLVLDETALRDRAEPVAPTGAADDEAYLIYTSGSTGRPKGVVVPHRNVSALLDSARRYGFGFGGDDVWALFHTYSWDFSVWEIFGCLATGGRLVIVSETTARDASALRDLLADEAVTVLNQTPSVFTQLAEVDARRPNRLPVRLLMFSGEPLDMALMSRWLRRYPSERCQVVNMYGITETTVACTWQPVTSESAAVASRSVGYAIPGWQVDVVDEHDRRVPPGVPGEILLGGAGIVDGYHRRPELTAAKFLLARDGIPGNRWYRTGDRGRVLPNGELEYLGRADDQVKIRGHRVELGEIRERLLADPAITAAAVVAGTRGTGAGSEVLHAYVVGKGVDVDALGAAVREHLPEYMVPATITELTELPVTQNGKLDAARLPAPVAPAELRLRHTDDERPSELEHRMGALWAETLGVPVSLDDDLFLVGGNSLLAFSIVSRVREAGIGEVSVVDLYKTRTVRRFSALLG